In a single window of the Diospyros lotus cultivar Yz01 chromosome 10, ASM1463336v1, whole genome shotgun sequence genome:
- the LOC127812005 gene encoding uncharacterized protein LOC127812005 isoform X1 → MKTTGDTALQAAVSSKPHNLTPESDLPQRVKTQKPPRRRTTDRGYSSAGERLHKEGNRAPAGKRSRPGTPGLRWKFGGGEKCEEISLSEGRQLPAKFAGKSSRKVREAVVSSRKLAAVLWRVQLPGMTVDAGRGSERSTLSEHGRLGFKHGESHIGVAFLSHLKAHAYSSCNAKDLTQSPRSVFDPRSRQFLKFEPVVQFSIFAMEGATKWNPACLKASDEVGWIYCHSSKHQRQLSADPTISALEVELARTQACIHKLETEREASKKKLEHFLKNLSEEKATWQSREREKICAVFNDMNADLSQERKTLKRLEIVNSKLVSELADSKLLMKRYMKDYEREWKARELIEEVCYELAEEVREDKAEVEALKRECMKLCEEVEEERKMLQIAEVWREERVHMKFVDAKIALDEKYSQMNKLVADLETFLSSKGAIPDAEEMRKAEFLSRTAISVNIKGCKEFLNELEDFNFDDGRERDIGPCVELSPGILASEVHAMSSKVNMFNKDGKQTHSSAHLDQNGEEEEEDGSGWETVSQPEDQGSSYSLEGSDNPSVIEIHHGGNASGSRAEWEENACNKTPITETREVGRVPKTYLKKALSMPWFSGSGSGPNDGENYRIMSAEGINGGRLSSCSSSISPDGGSSKSRLSSSSDWCSVESGGVKGGTTHERSSKTKLLEGRTKPKNRIEASKHLT, encoded by the exons ATGAAGACCACCGGCGACACTGCCCTCCAAGCCGCTGTCTCGTCCAAACCTCATAACCTAACTCCAGAGTCGGATCTTCCCCAGAGAGTGAAGACTCAGAAACCACCTCGGCGGAGAACTACCGACCGCGGATACTCCTCCGCCGGAGAGAGGTTGCACAAGGAAGGAAACAGAGCTCCAGCGGGAAAGCGGAGCAGGCCAGGGACCCCTGGCCTACGCTGGAAGTTCGGCGGCGgagaaaaatgtgaagaaatttcgTTAAGTGAAGGGAGGCAGTTGCCGGCGAAGTTCGCCGGAAAAAGTAGCCGAAAGGTAAGGGAAGCTGTGGTTTCGTCTAGGAAGCTTGCGGCGGTGCTGTGGCGGGTTCAGCTGCCAGGTATGACTGTCGACGCCGGCCGCGGCAGCGAGAGGTCTACTCTGTCTGAGCACGGCAGGCTAGGGTTTAAG CATGGAGAAAGCCATATTGGGGTGGCTTTTCTCAGTCATCTCAAGGCCCATGCTTATAGTTCTTGTAACGCAAAGGATCTAACGCAGAGTCCTCGTTCGGTCTTTGATCCAAGGAGCAGGCAGTTTCTCAAG TTTGAACCTGTGGTTCAATTTTCGATCTTTGCCATGGAGGGGGCAACAAAATGGAACCCTGCCTGCCTGAAAGCATCAGATGAGGTCGGATGGATTTATTGTCACTCGAGCAAACATCAACGGCAATTAAGTGCTGACCCTACAATATCTGCACTTGAGGTAGAACTTGCAAGAACTCAAGCTTGTATTCACAAGCTTGAGACTGAGAGAGAGGCCTCAAAAAAGAAACTTGAACACTTCTTAAAGAACCTTAGTGAGGAAAAGGCCACATGGCAGAGTAGAGAACGTGAGAAAATCTGTGCTGTTTTTAATGACATGAATGCTGACTTGAGCCAGGAGAGAAAAACACTTAAGAGGCTGGAAATTGTGAATTCCAAGCTGGTCAGTGAGCTGGCAGATTCCAAGTTATTGATGAAACGTTATATGAAGGATTATGAGAGAGAGTGGAAGGCTAGGGAGTTAATAGAGGAAGTATGCTACGAGCTAGCAGAGGAAGTCAGAGAAGATAAGGCTGAAGTAGAAGCATTGAAGAGGGAGTGCATGAAACTCTGTGAGGAAGTGGAAGAGGAGAGGAAGATGTTGCAGATAGCTGAGGTGTGGCGTGAAGAGCGGGTTCATATGAAGTTCGTTGATGCAAAGATAGCACTTGATGAGAAGTATTCTCAGATGAATAAGCTGGTAGCAGATCTAGAGACTTTCCTGAGTTCGAAAGGTGCCATCCCTGATGCAGAGGAGATGAGAAAAGCAGAGTTCCTTAGCCGAACTGCTATTTCGGTCAATATTAAAGGATGCAAGGAATTTTTAAATGAGCTTGAAGATTTTAATTTCGATGATGGCCGTGAGAGGGACATTGGACCATGTGTTGAACTCAGTCCCGGCATCCTTGCCTCTGAGGTTCATGCCATGAGCTCCAAAGTCAACATGTTCAATAAAGATGGTAAGCAGACACATTCTAGTGCACATTTGGATCAGaatggtgaagaagaagaagaagatgggagcGGGTGGGAAACTGTGAGCCAACCCGAGGATCAAGGATCAAGTTATTCACTTGAAGGGAGTGACAATCCATCTGTTATTGAGATTCATCATGGCGGTAATGCATCAGGGAGTCGAGCAGAATGGGAAGAAAACGCATGCAACAAGACACCAATTACAGAAACTCGTGAAGTTGGGCGAGTGCCAAAGACATATTTGAAGAAGGCATTATCCATGCCCTGGTTTTCAGGCTCAGGCTCAGGCCCAAATGATGGTGAAAACTATAGGATAATGTCAGCGGAAGGGATTAATGGAGGCAGGCTGTCTTCTTGTAGCAGCAGCATTTCCCCAGATGGGGGCTCAAGTAAAAGTAGGCTTAGTTCTTCTTCAGATTGGTGCTCGGTGGAGTCTGGAGGCGTCAAGGGGGGTACTACGCACGAGAGAAGTTCGAAGACGAAGCTTTTGGAGGGTAGGACAAAgccaaaaaatcgaattgaagCAAGCAAGCACTTAACTTGA
- the LOC127812005 gene encoding uncharacterized protein LOC127812005 isoform X2, translating to MKTTGDTALQAAVSSKPHNLTPESDLPQRVKTQKPPRRRTTDRGYSSAGERLHKEGNRAPAGKRSRPGTPGLRWKFGGGEKCEEISLSEGRQLPAKFAGKSSRKVREAVVSSRKLAAVLWRVQLPGMTVDAGRGSERSTLSEHGRLGFKFEPVVQFSIFAMEGATKWNPACLKASDEVGWIYCHSSKHQRQLSADPTISALEVELARTQACIHKLETEREASKKKLEHFLKNLSEEKATWQSREREKICAVFNDMNADLSQERKTLKRLEIVNSKLVSELADSKLLMKRYMKDYEREWKARELIEEVCYELAEEVREDKAEVEALKRECMKLCEEVEEERKMLQIAEVWREERVHMKFVDAKIALDEKYSQMNKLVADLETFLSSKGAIPDAEEMRKAEFLSRTAISVNIKGCKEFLNELEDFNFDDGRERDIGPCVELSPGILASEVHAMSSKVNMFNKDGKQTHSSAHLDQNGEEEEEDGSGWETVSQPEDQGSSYSLEGSDNPSVIEIHHGGNASGSRAEWEENACNKTPITETREVGRVPKTYLKKALSMPWFSGSGSGPNDGENYRIMSAEGINGGRLSSCSSSISPDGGSSKSRLSSSSDWCSVESGGVKGGTTHERSSKTKLLEGRTKPKNRIEASKHLT from the exons ATGAAGACCACCGGCGACACTGCCCTCCAAGCCGCTGTCTCGTCCAAACCTCATAACCTAACTCCAGAGTCGGATCTTCCCCAGAGAGTGAAGACTCAGAAACCACCTCGGCGGAGAACTACCGACCGCGGATACTCCTCCGCCGGAGAGAGGTTGCACAAGGAAGGAAACAGAGCTCCAGCGGGAAAGCGGAGCAGGCCAGGGACCCCTGGCCTACGCTGGAAGTTCGGCGGCGgagaaaaatgtgaagaaatttcgTTAAGTGAAGGGAGGCAGTTGCCGGCGAAGTTCGCCGGAAAAAGTAGCCGAAAGGTAAGGGAAGCTGTGGTTTCGTCTAGGAAGCTTGCGGCGGTGCTGTGGCGGGTTCAGCTGCCAGGTATGACTGTCGACGCCGGCCGCGGCAGCGAGAGGTCTACTCTGTCTGAGCACGGCAGGCTAGGGTTTAAG TTTGAACCTGTGGTTCAATTTTCGATCTTTGCCATGGAGGGGGCAACAAAATGGAACCCTGCCTGCCTGAAAGCATCAGATGAGGTCGGATGGATTTATTGTCACTCGAGCAAACATCAACGGCAATTAAGTGCTGACCCTACAATATCTGCACTTGAGGTAGAACTTGCAAGAACTCAAGCTTGTATTCACAAGCTTGAGACTGAGAGAGAGGCCTCAAAAAAGAAACTTGAACACTTCTTAAAGAACCTTAGTGAGGAAAAGGCCACATGGCAGAGTAGAGAACGTGAGAAAATCTGTGCTGTTTTTAATGACATGAATGCTGACTTGAGCCAGGAGAGAAAAACACTTAAGAGGCTGGAAATTGTGAATTCCAAGCTGGTCAGTGAGCTGGCAGATTCCAAGTTATTGATGAAACGTTATATGAAGGATTATGAGAGAGAGTGGAAGGCTAGGGAGTTAATAGAGGAAGTATGCTACGAGCTAGCAGAGGAAGTCAGAGAAGATAAGGCTGAAGTAGAAGCATTGAAGAGGGAGTGCATGAAACTCTGTGAGGAAGTGGAAGAGGAGAGGAAGATGTTGCAGATAGCTGAGGTGTGGCGTGAAGAGCGGGTTCATATGAAGTTCGTTGATGCAAAGATAGCACTTGATGAGAAGTATTCTCAGATGAATAAGCTGGTAGCAGATCTAGAGACTTTCCTGAGTTCGAAAGGTGCCATCCCTGATGCAGAGGAGATGAGAAAAGCAGAGTTCCTTAGCCGAACTGCTATTTCGGTCAATATTAAAGGATGCAAGGAATTTTTAAATGAGCTTGAAGATTTTAATTTCGATGATGGCCGTGAGAGGGACATTGGACCATGTGTTGAACTCAGTCCCGGCATCCTTGCCTCTGAGGTTCATGCCATGAGCTCCAAAGTCAACATGTTCAATAAAGATGGTAAGCAGACACATTCTAGTGCACATTTGGATCAGaatggtgaagaagaagaagaagatgggagcGGGTGGGAAACTGTGAGCCAACCCGAGGATCAAGGATCAAGTTATTCACTTGAAGGGAGTGACAATCCATCTGTTATTGAGATTCATCATGGCGGTAATGCATCAGGGAGTCGAGCAGAATGGGAAGAAAACGCATGCAACAAGACACCAATTACAGAAACTCGTGAAGTTGGGCGAGTGCCAAAGACATATTTGAAGAAGGCATTATCCATGCCCTGGTTTTCAGGCTCAGGCTCAGGCCCAAATGATGGTGAAAACTATAGGATAATGTCAGCGGAAGGGATTAATGGAGGCAGGCTGTCTTCTTGTAGCAGCAGCATTTCCCCAGATGGGGGCTCAAGTAAAAGTAGGCTTAGTTCTTCTTCAGATTGGTGCTCGGTGGAGTCTGGAGGCGTCAAGGGGGGTACTACGCACGAGAGAAGTTCGAAGACGAAGCTTTTGGAGGGTAGGACAAAgccaaaaaatcgaattgaagCAAGCAAGCACTTAACTTGA